In the Rhinolophus ferrumequinum isolate MPI-CBG mRhiFer1 chromosome 12, mRhiFer1_v1.p, whole genome shotgun sequence genome, TAGGCACTGTTTTAGGCCCTTTTATGCCTACTACCTAAACTTCACAtctgtgaggtagatactattattatccccattctacaggtgagaacactgaggcacagagaggataaTAACACTTTTCCCATGTCACACGGCTAGCCAGTGATAGAAACATTCCCTATGCCATTTCAGAAATCATCCGTCAACTAAAATCTTTATGCCTGCTTAGTCAGAGATGATAAAATCCTCAGCAGAAGCCTCACTACAAGAGCACTTGAAATGGGTAGTGGGCAGTGAGCTTCCCAGGGAATTTCAGAGGCCTTTCATGCTGCAGAGATAACCGGAATTTCTCCCCATACCAACCTAGACTctaggaggaagagaaggagggcaCCAAAGACCAAAAGGTCCAGCCCACTCAAACTtcagagagggggagggggaccaACAGAGCCAGTACTTGCCCAAAATACCGTAATGAGTTAGGAATCCTCACTCCAGTGGCCTTCAAGACTTGCCTCTACCCTCTGCAGACCATGAAACCTCtctttctgtatctctctctcccttcacctCTCTTGGGTCCCTCAGTCTAGCTATCCTCAGTCTTCCCGTCCAACATGGTCCCAACTACACCAGCTTCTCTCTTCTATCATCTTCTGTTCACTCTGCCTCTACTTCCTGTCCTCTCCTGCCCTGCTGGTGACTGTTCGCAACAGCTGGCCCTCAGTTATGATGTCCTGCCCATGTGACAGCAACTAGAGGTAATTATAACCCGTGTTCAGCTGTAgacccctgcccttccccaccaGGGAGACTGTTCAAACAGACTGAGATACGGATGCTCAAGTCGGTGTTTGGAAGAGAGGCCCTCCGTTTTGCCTAGCCCTGGGAGCAGCCACCCTTCCCCTCTCTGACCACATAGCAATGCCAGTCTCTACCAGTGAGGGGCTCTCTGACTCTGAGAACAGGGGCCAGTCCTTGTTCATGTCTGACGCCCACGTTTCATGTAGGATAGTTACCAGTAAGTTTGTTGAATAAGCAAGTGAGTCcccattcattttcttccttgggGCCTCTCTTAGTAACTTTGGGGCCAAGATTCAAGTCTACAGGCCAGGCAGAGACCCTGCTCAGGTTGTCTGGGGGCTCATCTTAATTCCAGGAACTACCTAGTATCTCCGACGATGCAAGTATCAGTTTCCCTAGGTCCACCCTATCTCAGAGtcctttcctcttgtttttttttttcagctgatGGTATCCTGAAACACCAACAACAGCTCTGCTGTTTCAGGATGTCAAAGGCAAAAGGACATTATGCAAAACAGgaagaaacttttaaagaatttttaaagtcatttttagaATGCACCCTGTCATAAGGCCAGGCAGTGATTGAACCCCCTGCCAGGGCCCCTCCCTATGACCTCCAGACCCCTGTggtgaggcaggaaggagcaTGATCTCATACCACACTGGTCCCGTGATCTCATACCATACTGGTCCCGCTGGTCTGACATAACCCTGCCCCTTCCTTCAGTGTAGCCTCCCCCTGATCCCCAGGCTCTGTGCCAAATGACCCCTGGCAGATTCCCAAACCCAAAGCAGCTCTCAAAGAGGAGAATTTAGCTCCAGTAAAGACACTCAAAGGGGAGTAACTTCAAAATAGACACCTTGGGAAAAGCCTGGTGTGCTGGCCTGAAGGCTGAGTTGCTCTAACCCACCTGAACAAGCCCCTACTGAGTGCCAGACTCTCCTGGTCTCTGAGGCTTCTCCTGAAAGGAATTCCTGGAAACCTCCGGGTTTTTCACTTCATGAACCCTCCTTACATGTCAGGACCCCCAGGAGGTAGGAGAGCTATGCTATCTATTTCAGCGTCTGATTTGCTAGCTTGTTCCCACACCTTCTGTGGAAATAGTCAAGTCAGTTGTGTCAGCTAGGTTAGCTAGCTGGTTGTTCATCCAGCAACACGCCCCAGTGCCGCAGTCTGTGTAAGCCTAGCCCAGGGACTTGGAGACAAATGTAGAAGTTACTGAGAAAGCTGACTCCTGAGGCATCACCCCTACTGATTCTATTGCCGGCTCAGCCTCATCCCAAgagcctgcccccagccctgccccaggcacTTCCTGCACCtagtttcctttttaatcagAATTCTAGAAACATCCTTCATTGAGCAATAAACGATATCCATCTGCCAGCAACAAGCAAACATGTAATTTTCAATGGATCTAACATGTAGTAAAACTGGTTTAAAAACTTAGGCCTTCTCAAAAAGCACTcgcccctttttcttttttagaaaactCTATTATGGAAACAATTCAAAAACACACGAAGCTTTATGTACAAGCTTCACCAAACcactaaaaaaaaccccaaaactctgtgtgtgtgtgtgtatgtgtgtgtgtgtgtgtgtctgtctatgtatgtgtgtgttcaacAACTGCTGGATGATAAAAACGATGGCATATTCAGCTGACAGAATGTAGCCTTTGTGGCTTTTCAAAGTGTAGGACCAAGCTTGTAACAGTCTTCAGTGAAAAATGCTAGACACCAGGCTTTCTATATCTATACCAATCTATCTGTCCATCTATGAAGATAACCTGCTGTATTCTTAAACATGTGTAAGAAAAAACACTAGCAAGAAACATGCCAACACATTTTGTCTGGGTGACAGGAATACAGGTGTgctttttcaccttttttcaaattattttcaaggaacctgcattactttttttaaaaaggaggaagagattaCCAGTTCCTCAAAGAAACAGGCAAAAGCAAAAAACCACAGCCCTAGTCTCTGGCATCCCTAAGGCGACTCCTCCACTCTCTCAGGGCTTCCTGAGGGGTTTGGAGAGGCAGGAGGGTGACAGAAAAGCAGCAAGGAACACACCCAGGTCAGACATTAAAATCACTGCCAAGTAATTCAGCCAATTATATAGCCCCTGGCCTTCATGTTTGTAGGGAAGGGGCGGGCTGAGGCCAGGCTGGAAAGTAGAACCTGAAACAAAGAGCAAAGCGAGTGAGTCAGCCCTTCTTTCTGCCTTTCGGCCACGTTCACCCAGAACCAGCTTCCTGCCAGACCCCATCCCCTACCAAGTCACCACAACCGTCCAACCTGAATGAAGGTCTCTGACCTTTAGAACAGGATTCCAGATCTCTCCCCAAGCTGGTGACCTGCGTGGGCCCAGGTAAACACAGAGGCCCTCACAACTGAAGCCTTTACAAGCACAGCCACAGTCTGGATCCCAAGAACACTCACCAAGTTAAGGGACAGCAAGGGCCCTGTGGAGGTCACGGAATCCAATCCCATGCCACAGTAGTCAGGGTCTGTCTGTGACCTTTACCCGGTCTGTCTGTGACCTTTACAGGGTCTGTCTGTGACCTCACTGCCCAGAGACCACATAGGGCAGTGCCAGAGCCAAATGTAAAATGGCCTCAGTGCCAGGCCCTCAAGGGATTTAAGCAGAAAGAGCGGACCATTTGTCTTAAGACAACTGGTTTGCTCCTTAACTGgatgagaaaaaatggaaatttccagGTGGATGAGGATTCAAGCAGaattccaatctctgcttcttgTCAGAAACAGAGAGGGGACACTGAGTAGGGAGCAATGGGTAAGTGGCAGTGGAGAAATCACCAGTTTGCCTTGACCACAGGATGACTGAGCCCCTTTCCCATACAACCAGAGACCAGCTGAGCCCCCAAAGTCTGGAAGGCCCCTGGGACAGAATCTGTGGAACGGCTGGGACTGCCGTGGCGTCAGCGGTTCCATCATTCTCAACCCCTAAATTAGCCACGTCTCAGCCTGGGAATCCCTACCCTGCTGCTACCCAAAGACCATAATACCCAGCCATACGGCTGCTGATGTCTCATTATAGTCTTTATAAAGCAGCAAGTTAAAGATTACCCAGCAGAGCTAACGTGAGGCTTCAGAAATTAGAAGAACATTTTCACAAGCACTGGAAGGAGTGGAGAACTTTGATATCAACTCTGGGTttctgaataaaagaaagaaagaagaaacgaAGGAAAGGAGGATAGTGAGGCAGAGGGacaactaaacacacacacacacacacacacgtttcccTAAATGACATCAGCATAGTTTATGTCAGCCTTCTCCACCTAAATTGTGAGTTCCCAAAGAGGAGGcattttctcatccttttcctTGTAGCTCGAAGGCCCACCACCTGATAGGCACGTTGtatgaattgaatgaatgaagttacCAGATGCTTTAGCCATCAAGGACATCCAGGCAAGTTGCCACCATACAGATGGACCCACAAACACACCTAGCAGGGATCTTCCCAATCTGTAGGCCACATCAGGCTACCCTGAGCCTCTGCACGAGGTGCCTACTAGGCAATAACCTCAAGAAAGAGCACTGGGATGGGAAAAGACCTGGGATCCAGCCCTAGCCAGCCACTCCTAGGCTGCATGCCCTGAGGCAGGAACCTTCCCCTCTAGCACAGTGAGGGATGGGGGCCAGGGGACTGGATAGTACCTCCTGGGATGTTAGGGCTCCAAGACGCTGCAATTTGAGTCCAATCTCACATTTGGGTCTTGCTCTTTGTGCCCTAAGGAGCTTCTACCCAATTCATCAGGAGAAGACCCCCACACTTGCTCAGAGTCTGGGAAGAATTACAATAGGCAGGAATCACTTCTGCCACTATCAGAAAGCCAGACAGCCATGCAGGATATTTCTCAATTTCAGCCTGTTGGAAGGAAAGGCATGTCTGTGTGTAGGtcagtaaatattttccccaGGAAAAGCAACAGGGCAAACTGCTTTAAAGGACGAGTTACCTAACCTCCCAAAGCTTAAAGATCTGGACTCAGGGGAGGCTCCTTgcacctcctcccccaaccccaaagaTGAGCCTCCATCCCAAACTGGAAAGCTCCAAGGCTCATCACCAAAAGGGAGAGAAAGCCCTTCCCCAAGCAGAGGCCAGGATAGATGTCCTTAAAGTACACATTGTCCTGGGCTTGTGTCCACATGTGTGCATatgagggaaggggggagggggacagcatGCTGGTGGAGAAACACCTGAAAGCAGAGAGCCCTGCAGAGACCCAGCAAGTGCTTTGTCCTCCCAAGGGCACAAACAGAGGCAGGGGCTCAGCTGACAGCCCCCACAAAAGCCACGGAAACTGGCTCATGGACAAGTGGCCCCCAGAGCCCTGGCTACCTGGGGCTGCTATGTGCCCATGAATCTCTGGTGCCCACCTCTAAGTCAGAGTCTTCTTTTGAACAAATGAAGAGGATCTCCTCATAGCATAGCTGGGCAAGAGGTGCCTGCCTCTGCCGGTTAAGCAGTCCTATATTCACCACAGCCCCCTGTCCCCATTCACCCTTGAGGGGACTGTACCAACCGTACCAAGCCCTCAGGTCAGCCCTGCTTCTCTAACCAGTTCAACCTGAGGTACTGCCCACCCTCCACCCAGCCCCTCTCTGGGCTGGCAGTGCCAGCACCAGTCAAGTCACATTGAGCTGCAGCCAAATCTAGGCAGAGATAACATTCCGGGAAAAGAAACGCAATGCAAGGACACTGCTCCTCCCAGGCTGGCTATGTCGCAGGcaaatacccagaaaagggagTTCAGTGGAGTAGATGCTGCACAGCCCCCTGAGGGCTGAGAAGACAACCCCTGAAGGCCTGATCTCCCTGGGAGAAATCCCTGGGGAACTTGTAAGAATCCTCAGGAATGGCCCACCTTCCCCCTGCAGCACTCTGTTGGGCGGCCTCACACTAGCCCATGGGTGCGCCTGGGGCAGGGCCTACTATGTATGGCTCTAAACACATTGCCCTGCTCTATGTCACACAGATGGTGTAGACAGagacaggattcaaacccaagtctatCTAAAGTCAATTCCAAGGCTCTGATAAACCACAACAAATCAAACAGTGACCCGTCACCAGCTTAGTCTGGTGCCTGGCTCCTGAACGAAAAGCCATGCCCATTAGTCACCACCTACCGGCCAGGAGGGATCAAAGAATCTGGCCCAGACCCCTGGACACCAGAAAGTGGAGCCAAGTTGTGGAAAGGAACTGCAAGTAGTGAAAAGGCCACAGCTCTAAACCCCACGGACGCTTTCTCCCACCAACCTCAAAACCACCCCGCAAGGGCTTTGGTAGACACCTGCCCAGCTGAACAGATGGGCTcaaccaccccctcccccccaacacacacacagagagacttTCAGCTTTCTGAAGGCCTTCTCCCAGCCAGGAACTTCTCCGAGAGCTGCACCCAACCACTCAAACTTAAGGGCTcagttaaaatgaagaaaaaccctCTGCCTTTACTTTCTGGGGCTGCCTTAGCAAGCCACCTAAACAGCATGGTCCTGTATCTGTCACACAAAGGCAGCCAAGCTAGAGAAGGCCCAGGGCCTTTCTCCTCACCCTCCAAAACATTCTCTCTCAGGAAGTCCCCTGAACGGCAATTCAGAGTCAACTCAGAAACACCAGTAACTGGTCGCTGATCACTAGCAACACCATTACAAAACAAAGCGGAAGTGAGTAACCACAGTCTGTCATGCTTCATGGAAAAGACCCTACCCCTCAAACACCAATCTAATGAACTTTGGGGTACTGTAATTTGctaattaatttctctttccttctgcacAAAGTCCAggcaacaattaaaaataaaaggacaaaatcTGGCCCTTGGGATAAGAGGAttcactttctcttccttttctcagacTCTCCATGGGAGTCTGAGAAATTAAACTTTAAGTTGTCCTATTTGCAACATACTTAACATACACAATATCATTTAGTCCTAAAAGTAACCCTGTGAGTTAAGCACAGACAACCctgttttacacatgaggaagaGATGCTGAGAAACTCTACATCACGCACGTAGCAGCAGAGCCAAGATCTGACTTCTTTCTATAGGACTAATCTACTTCCCAATCAAGTCCAAAGGAATTcaattttctgctttaaaaaaaaagcccccCCTTATTACCACAGTTCAGGTCTGACCAATTGCTAGAGCTTCCTCCCAAActggatataaaaatattgaagtaaTTATTGGAGAAATTGAGCAAGAGCATGTAGAAGGCCTACTCTGCCAGGGTTCTGTGGAAAAGTGTAAGCGTTCCTGTTGGCAGaatgcctgcctgcctgcctgcctttcagGGCCCCTCACTCAGAACAACATTAGAAATGAGCCTTAGAAATGAGCAGCCACCTGTCTGATAATCTTGGGAGCAACGTGTGGCTGCCTTGGGCCTCACTGCCTGTGCATAAAAGGTCAAGGAAAGGTCTGGGAGCAGGCTCAGCCTCCTCCTGACCCACTCACCCAAGCTCCAGCCCATGCTGAAACAGAGGCTTCAAGTTATGGTTCACATCCTCTGGATAAGATCATTGAGGCTCCAGGAAAGGGACAACTCCAGAAAGGGACAACTCGGGTGTGTTAACCTGTTATATTTCAGCCCTCCAGTCCCCAGAGTATACCTTTTATATTCCCTCAAACACCTATGGCTCCTgggagggcccagctcactgaGGTTTTGGGAACCTACAAAGGCaggaagcaggggaggagggcccCAGGGCAGGGATCTGTACAGCGGAGGAACTGAACACAACGGTGACAGTTTACTGAGGGTTTACCCTCAGTGATGTAAACACTTgtttaagtcacttgcccaaaagCTCAAGAAAAAAGGTTAAGGTACACTCAGGTGAGAGTGGTTCTATGGGAGACAGATGCGAACTGGGAGATCAGTTCCCTTCCCCACCGGCCTCATCATCCGTCCCCCAAAATGGAGTGGGTTACCCCGGGCTGTCTTGTGATCCCCACCAGAATTAGCAGGGCGAAGCCTGCTCCAAGCCCTAGGCAGACTCAAACTCCAAAACTTCTTGAGGTTTGGGAAGTCTCCAAGGCCTTCTCGGGTTCTGGGACCAGAGGGGCCTGCGGCTTCCCCATACCGCCCCTGCCCCAGCTTCCAACATGAATCCAAAGGGACTCACCTCCCAATctctcacccccacccagccCGGAACCTCTGTTTGGGATTCGGGACTCTAATCCGGAATAGGTAGGCTGGCTGCCGCGGGAGAAGGCGTGGGCGAACGTCCGAGGGCCCCATCTGGGAAACCCGGTCGAGTCCCAGTCCTTGGACTGGCGCTGACCCGAGTCCTTACCGAGCAGCGGGGACTCCTCAGGGCAAGCGGGCAGCGACAGTGCTGTGATGGGGGACACTGGGGCCGACGTCAAGTTGCTCGCGGGGCCCGGGCGAGAGTCCGCGACTGGGCTGGAATCGCCACCCGGACGCGGCTCGGAGGCGTCCAAAGACGGCGGCGGCGGGGCTGCCACTCGCGGCCCGAGCTCCCCGGAGGACTGCCTGATGGCGGGGGCGCCGTTCGAGCCGCCCTGTAGTGGTGTGGGGACTCCGACCAGGTAGGGCAGGCGGCTCAGGTCGCGGCCGGCCAGGTAGTAGACAAGAGTGACGCCAAGGTGCAGCGCGCAGACGGCCACGAGCAGGCGGCAGGCCCGCTGCAGGGATGCGCCGGGCATCGCGGCGCTGCCGCCCAGGAGCGGCTCCCGGAACCTCATCTTCCCGCCGCCGCTTTAAGAGGGGGGTGGGCTACAACGGGTAGGGCGGCCCGCCCGCGGGCCGCCGGCCAGGCGCTGCCAGACCACGGCAATGGGGGGAGGGGCCGAAGGGGAGGCGACCGAGCGCGGAGACTCGCGCGGGCCCTGCCGCGGAGCAAGGAGAAGTGCGCCCGAGGCGCGGgcgcgggcgggggcgggggcggggccgccgGTAGGGGCGGGGCCGGGAGAGGGGTTTTTCAGCTGAGAGCGTGAGGGCGGGGCCTCTGGGACGCGGGATGGAGGGGCGGGGTCGAGCCGAGTGGGGGGAGACGCCGGCGGggctgcagggggcggagccgTCTCGAGAGGGCAGCTGGAACCGGCACCGCGCGGTGCTGAGCCCTGGGGCACGCCAGCGATGCTGCCCCAGGTTCGGACTCTGACTCCGATGGTCAGCCGCGAACCGCAGTCCTCCCGAGCCTTCGTCGTCGGGCTTTAGTCGGAGCAAGCcgcgcctcctcctcctccgagCCGCCCTCGAGAGGCGCCGCCACTTCCTGGGATGCTCAAGGGTTGGGGTCTGGGCCTGGGCCTGCGATGCCACGGCAAAGAAGGCGGAGAAGAGAGCTAGCGGATCGCTGGCTTGAGGGGTTGGGGGCCGTGGCGGCATTCTAGCCGGTAGGCCTCAGTAGTCCTGGGGGGATCAGGAAGAGGGATGGAGAAAGGTTGTCCAGGAAACGGGCTTCGACGCCCGGCGGGAGGTGGGACAGCTGTGGAGGGATTCACTGGGACGTCCGGAAGCCGTGCCATTAGCCAGGCTAGGGGCTACCGATGTAGGGGACTCACCTGCCGACCTGCGGGGAAGAAAGTGGATGAGTCTCCGCTTCTCTCAGATAGCCCATGCCTTGTAATCTCAGAGGCCCGCCCAGCTCGattttgggtgtgtgtgttgcTGCGGGCGGTGCCTCTTCTgg is a window encoding:
- the LOC117032001 gene encoding vegetative cell wall protein gp1-like is translated as MPPRPPTPQASDPLALFSAFFAVASQAQAQTPTLEHPRKWRRLSRAARRRRRRGLLRLKPDDEGSGGLRFAADHRSQSPNLGQHRWRAPGLSTARCRFQLPSRDGSAPCSPAGVSPHSARPRPSIPRPRGPALTLSAEKPLSRPRPYRRPRPRPRPRPRLGRTSPCSAAGPARVSALGRLPFGPSPHCRGLAAPGRRPAGGPPYPL